From one Xiphophorus hellerii strain 12219 chromosome 18, Xiphophorus_hellerii-4.1, whole genome shotgun sequence genomic stretch:
- the LOC116707575 gene encoding SERTA domain-containing protein 3-like, translating to MILKGQKRKLEPEDGEASDRSSPTWESQRQFVFSVSLNKYQRGQELPEPSLRRSVLIANTLRQIALEKHGESPRDSALMSGEPATPPTNRGPSEDEDWGSAESDFSLSAAISSILTALDSTIDGGPQAALRTPLRSLENLPESAGDVAKPGYVNDVNMEDLFQEVDASLLGRVGYPAEEELVCYLPPFSSASSNFKCLPSFSSFSPLSSSSSPDSASFSGPNQSREAFELEHLMEILVES from the coding sequence ATGATTCTGAAAGGTCAGAAACGGAAACTGGAGCCGGAGGACGGGGAGGCGTCGGACCGGAGCAGCCCGACGTGGGAGAGCCAGCGGCAGTTCGTCTTCTCCGTGTCACTGAACAAGTACCAGCGCGGCCAGGAGCTGCCGGAGCCCAGCCTGCGCCGCTCGGTTCTGATCGCCAACACGCTGCGGCAGATCGCTCTGGAGAAACACGGTGAGTCGCCACGGGACTCTGCCTTAATGTCCGGAGAACCGGCGACTCCGCCCACAAACCGCGGCCCATCAGAGGACGAGGACTGGGGCTCGGCGGAGTCCGACTTCTCCCTTTCAGCCGCCATTTCCTCCATCCTCACTGCGCTGGACTCCACCATTGATGGCGGCCCGCAGGCAGCTCTGCGGACGCCTCTCCGGTCCCTGGAGAACCTCCCAGAGAGTGCCGGCGACGTGGCGAAACCCGGCTACGTGAACGACGTCAATATGGAGGATCTGTTCCAGGAAGTAGACGCATCCCTGCTGGGGAGAGTCGGCTACCCGGCCGAAGAGGAGCTGGTCTGCTACCTGCCGCCGttctcctccgcctcctccaaCTTCAAGTGTTTGCcttctttctcctccttcagTCCTCTCTCGTCCTCTTCCTCGCCTGACTCCGCCTCCTTCTCTGGTCCTAATCAAAGCAGGGAAGCGTTTGAGCTGGAGCACCTGATGGAGATCTTGGTGGAGTCTTGA
- the LOC116707591 gene encoding uncharacterized protein LOC116707591 isoform X2, whose product MQSGSELKNCLPLDGNSDWSHELICSGLLVEPLIFLSSSTDGVSTGRKQGSELLIGSNFSIMCSIRPQYEGGSFQLIFSTSNYTQNQTLPAVDDSALFLFSAAGHAHQGTYRCVYHVYVFSYNFSSISQPLKLTVSVSASPTALIIRLVVVLLGMLGSVLVIYFKARRNQKSGPENNHHDEGSRAEGSLEEETAV is encoded by the exons ATGCAGTCAGGATCTGAATTAAAGAACTGTTTACCTTTGGATGGAAACAGTGATTGGAGCCATGAGCTCATCTGCTCAG GTCTGCTGGTTGAGCCGctcatcttcctctcttcctccactGACGGGGTCTCCACAGGCAGAAAGCAGGGGTCTGAGCTCCTCATTGGCTCAAATTTCAGCATCATGTGCTCCATCAGACCTCAGTATGAAGGCGGCTCCTTCCAGCTCATCTTCAGCACCTCTAACTACACTCAGAACCAGACCCTGCCAGCTGTTGATGACTCCGCCCTCTTCCTGTtctctgctgctggccacgcccaccaaggAACCTACCGCTGCGTTTACCACGTCTACGTTTTCTCCTATAACTTCTCCTCTATCAGCCAGCCTCTCAAGCTCACTGTCTCAG TTTCAGCCTCTCCCACTGCTTTGATCATCAGACTGGTTGTCGTCCTGCTGGGTATGCTGGGATCAGTCCTGGTCATCTACTTTAAG GCCAGGAGAAACCAGAAGTCTGGACCAGAAAACAACCATCATGATGAAGGATCCAGAGCTGAAGGCAGCTTAGAGGAGGAGACTGCAGTCTGA
- the LOC116707591 gene encoding uncharacterized protein LOC116707591 isoform X1 — MQSGSELKNCLPLDGNSDWSHELICSGLLVEPLIFLSSSTDGVSTGRKQGSELLIGSNFSIMCSIRPQYEGGSFQLIFSTSNYTQNQTLPAVDDSALFLFSAAGHAHQGTYRCVYHVYVFSYNFSSISQPLKLTVSGKLMESIRKSSASVSASPTALIIRLVVVLLGMLGSVLVIYFKARRNQKSGPENNHHDEGSRAEGSLEEETAV; from the exons ATGCAGTCAGGATCTGAATTAAAGAACTGTTTACCTTTGGATGGAAACAGTGATTGGAGCCATGAGCTCATCTGCTCAG GTCTGCTGGTTGAGCCGctcatcttcctctcttcctccactGACGGGGTCTCCACAGGCAGAAAGCAGGGGTCTGAGCTCCTCATTGGCTCAAATTTCAGCATCATGTGCTCCATCAGACCTCAGTATGAAGGCGGCTCCTTCCAGCTCATCTTCAGCACCTCTAACTACACTCAGAACCAGACCCTGCCAGCTGTTGATGACTCCGCCCTCTTCCTGTtctctgctgctggccacgcccaccaaggAACCTACCGCTGCGTTTACCACGTCTACGTTTTCTCCTATAACTTCTCCTCTATCAGCCAGCCTCTCAAGCTCACTGTCTCAGGTAAACTCATGGAGTCCATCAGGAAAAGTTCTGCTTCAG TTTCAGCCTCTCCCACTGCTTTGATCATCAGACTGGTTGTCGTCCTGCTGGGTATGCTGGGATCAGTCCTGGTCATCTACTTTAAG GCCAGGAGAAACCAGAAGTCTGGACCAGAAAACAACCATCATGATGAAGGATCCAGAGCTGAAGGCAGCTTAGAGGAGGAGACTGCAGTCTGA
- the kcnk6 gene encoding LOW QUALITY PROTEIN: potassium channel subfamily K member 6 (The sequence of the model RefSeq protein was modified relative to this genomic sequence to represent the inferred CDS: inserted 1 base in 1 codon), which yields MPSASKSWLLLCGFVLFYIIYLLFGALVFSSIERPAEDELRRDTQRLKEAFLNQSCVSAATLELFLSRVLAANKHGVSVLRNSSGRSNWDLASSMFFANTLVTTVGYGHPTPLSDAGKAFSIVYALLGVPFTMLVLTACVQRIMQPLVLAPVGLLQRSGLKPRPATVVHFLLLLAAVVLCCLLAPAAVFSALEASWTFLDSVYFCFISLCTIGLGDFVPAARPGQPYRALYQVAVMVYLFIGLMMMYLLLRTFHKMADVHGLTTFFXLPRCEASLLADDTEPIVGNDPTPPRPKDKAATKPLDPGSQPSYNSINKG from the exons ATGCCCTCCGCCAGTAAGTCGTGGCTGCTGCTCTGCGGCTTCGTGCTCTTCTACATCATCTACCTGCTGTTCGGGGCGCTGGTTTTCTCCAGCATCGAGCGGCCGGCGGAGGACGAGCTGCGCCGGGACACGCAGCGGCTGAAGGAAGCCTTTCTGAACCAGAGCTGCGTCAGCGCCGCGACCCTGGAGCTGTTCCTCAGCAGAGTCCTGGCCGCCAACAAGCACGGCGTGTCCGTCCTCAGGAACTCCTCCGGCAGGTCCAACTGGGACCTGGCGTCCTCCATGTTCTTCGCAAACACTCTGGTCACCACTGTAG GTTACGGCCACCCCACCCCCCTGTCTGACGCTGGGAAAGCGTTCTCCATCGTCTACGCGCTGCTAGGCGTTCCCTTCACCATGCTGGTGCTGACCGCCTGCGTCCAGAGGATCATGCAGCCTCTGGTCCTCGCCCCGGTCGGCCTCCTGCAGCGCTCCGGCCTCAAGCCGCGGCCGGCCACCGTcgtccacttcctgctgctcctggcGGCGGTGGTGCTGTGCTGCCTCCTGGCGCCGGCCGCCGTGTTCAGCGCGCTGGAGGCGTCCTGGACGTTCCTGGACAGCGTCTACTTCTGCTTCATATCGCTGTGCACCATCGGGCTGGGGGACTTCGTCCCGGCGGCGCGGCCCGGCCAGCCTTACAGAGCTCTGTACCAGGTGGCCGTCATGG TCTACCTGTTCATTGGTCTGATGATGATGTACCTCCTACTGCGGACCTTCCACAAGATGGCCGACGTCCACGGCCTGACCACGTTCT AGCTGCCGCGCTGCGAGGCGTCTCTGCTGGCCGACGACACGGAGCCCATCGTCGGCAACGACCCGACTCCGCCTCGCCCGAAAGACAAGGCCGCCACCAAACCTCTGGATCCGGGATCCCAACCGTCGTACAACTCCATCAACAAAGGCTGA